A part of Homo sapiens chromosome 5 genomic scaffold, GRCh38.p14 alternate locus group ALT_REF_LOCI_1 HSCHR5_2_CTG1_1 genomic DNA contains:
- the KGD4 gene encoding alpha-ketoglutarate dehydrogenase component 4, which produces MMGSKMASASRVVQVVKPHTPLIRFPDRRDNPKPNVSEALRSAGLPSHSSVISQHSKGSKSPDLLMYQGPPDTAEIIKTLPQKYRRKLVSQEEMEFIQRGGPE; this is translated from the exons ATGATGGGCAGCAAGATGGCGTCTGCTAGTAGGGTCGTTCAG GTAGTCAAACCACACACTCCATTAATAAGGTTTCCTGACAGAAGAGACAATCCTAAACCCAATG tatcAGAAGCTTTGAGATCAGCAGGGCTACCATCTCACTCTTCTGTAATTTCACAACATTCTAAAGGAAGTAAATCACCAGATTTGCTGATGTATCAGGGTCCACCGGACActgcagaaataataaaaacattacctCAGAAATACAGAAGGAAACTTGTGTctcaagaagaaatggaatttATCCAA cgTGGAGGTCCTGAATAA